From a region of the Oceanithermus desulfurans genome:
- the nrfD gene encoding NrfD/PsrC family molybdoenzyme membrane anchor subunit, which translates to MTGEWGIYIVLYFWLAAMGGGAFLIALGLRDERARRSGAFLAFIGIVIGALLLIVDLGQPTRFWHLLVGFHPVSVMWLGSAVLALSGLGLFLLLVMREWPGWLVWVTAILVLLVVGYTGVLLMATARPFWSGSPLMPWIFLASAYTTGAALLVLLGNREPGLHRISFNFALIEIVLVAAHLIWTYPLAKNAVQAALTGDLAWAFWGFVVLGVALPLYMEAQRRAASLAALLVLAGGFLLRYFIVYAGQTGVLRF; encoded by the coding sequence ATGACCGGCGAATGGGGCATCTACATCGTCCTGTACTTCTGGCTCGCGGCGATGGGAGGCGGAGCCTTCCTGATCGCCCTGGGTCTGCGCGACGAACGCGCCCGGCGCTCCGGCGCCTTCCTCGCCTTCATCGGGATCGTGATCGGGGCGCTGCTGCTCATCGTCGACCTCGGCCAGCCGACGCGCTTCTGGCATCTGCTCGTGGGCTTCCACCCCGTTTCGGTGATGTGGCTGGGCTCGGCGGTGCTGGCCCTCTCGGGGTTGGGCCTCTTCCTGTTGCTGGTCATGCGCGAGTGGCCCGGGTGGCTCGTCTGGGTGACGGCCATCCTGGTGCTGCTCGTGGTGGGCTACACCGGCGTCTTGCTGATGGCCACGGCCCGCCCCTTCTGGAGCGGAAGCCCGCTGATGCCCTGGATCTTCCTGGCCTCGGCCTACACCACCGGGGCGGCGCTCTTGGTGCTGCTGGGCAACCGCGAGCCGGGTCTGCACCGGATCTCCTTCAACTTTGCGCTGATCGAGATCGTCCTCGTCGCCGCGCACCTGATCTGGACCTATCCGCTGGCGAAGAACGCCGTGCAGGCCGCCCTGACCGGCGATCTCGCCTGGGCCTTCTGGGGCTTCGTGGTGCTGGGGGTCGCGCTGCCGCTCTACATGGAGGCGCAGCGCCGGGCCGCTTCGCTGGCCGCGCTGCTGGTGCTGGCGGGCGGTTTCCTGCTGCGCTACTTCATCGTCTACGCCGGACAGACGGGCGTGCTGCGCTTCTGA
- a CDS encoding formate dehydrogenase accessory protein FdhE domain-containing protein, with protein MNLFDLEPLFRSLDALPAADGAAGGYPGFAARFREVLDVIAREQPDWAERARSYRDLDRPRLEQLRAAIQGGGLEGPDDPLLEFALLQTLRRYHRAPDAPPLDEGPDDATCPTCGSEADVAYLDEKGFRYAVCRLCDRRWPVPRVRCLYCGEEEAKKLEYYPYEEGYRLYRCKSCGRTLPAVDLREAGRLDLPRLRAAAVEMQFLYEAGAVEE; from the coding sequence GTGAACCTTTTTGATCTGGAACCGCTGTTTCGCAGCCTCGATGCCCTCCCGGCCGCCGACGGGGCGGCCGGGGGGTACCCCGGCTTCGCCGCGCGTTTTCGTGAGGTGCTGGACGTGATCGCCCGGGAACAGCCCGACTGGGCGGAGCGGGCCCGGTCCTACCGGGACCTGGACAGGCCGCGGCTCGAACAACTGCGCGCGGCGATCCAGGGTGGCGGGCTGGAGGGGCCGGACGACCCCTTGCTCGAGTTCGCGCTGCTGCAGACGCTCCGCCGCTACCACCGGGCCCCCGACGCCCCGCCGCTGGACGAGGGGCCCGACGACGCCACCTGCCCTACCTGCGGTTCTGAGGCCGACGTGGCCTACCTGGACGAAAAGGGCTTCCGCTACGCGGTCTGCCGGCTCTGCGACCGCCGCTGGCCGGTGCCCCGGGTGCGCTGCCTCTACTGCGGCGAGGAAGAGGCCAAGAAGCTCGAGTACTACCCCTACGAGGAGGGCTACCGGCTCTACCGTTGCAAGAGCTGCGGGCGCACCCTGCCGGCCGTCGATCTGCGCGAGGCGGGAAGGCTGGACCTGCCGCGGCTGCGCGCGGCGGCGGTGGAGATGCAGTTTCTCTACGAGGCCGGGGCGGTGGAGGAGTGA
- a CDS encoding formate dehydrogenase accessory sulfurtransferase FdhD: MYRYEKGRFQPARFEAPREVELTLVVNGRPALRLAHSPGEEVELGLGFLWLGGVFDTLEQVRWFRRAEGVLEFEVAGRAGPGVPLRTSSCGMGIVYGQRNVRELPFAALDPELPIRMHAMLRERAVEYRRTRGIHGAALFTVEGRLLHLSEDIGRHNAVDKIAGRMLLEGWSPPFALAVSGRVSAEMALKAAAMGAVLLTSRTGATRTGLESAERHNLTVCTYVRPLGYRLNTSPGRLLVRAADEVFEAVRVQEEPGAETGG; this comes from the coding sequence ATGTACCGCTACGAGAAAGGTCGTTTCCAACCGGCGCGTTTCGAGGCACCGCGCGAGGTCGAGCTGACCCTGGTTGTCAACGGGCGCCCGGCCCTGCGGCTGGCCCACTCGCCCGGGGAGGAGGTCGAGCTGGGCCTCGGCTTCCTCTGGCTGGGCGGCGTTTTCGACACCCTGGAGCAGGTGCGCTGGTTCCGCCGTGCCGAGGGCGTGCTCGAGTTCGAAGTGGCGGGCCGCGCCGGTCCCGGGGTCCCCCTGCGCACCAGCAGCTGCGGTATGGGGATCGTCTACGGCCAGCGGAACGTGCGCGAGCTGCCCTTCGCGGCCCTGGACCCCGAGCTGCCCATCCGCATGCACGCGATGTTGCGCGAGCGCGCGGTGGAGTACCGGCGCACCCGGGGGATCCACGGTGCGGCGCTGTTTACCGTCGAGGGGCGCTTGCTGCACCTCTCCGAAGACATCGGCCGCCACAACGCCGTGGACAAGATCGCGGGGCGGATGCTGCTCGAAGGCTGGTCCCCGCCCTTCGCGCTCGCCGTCAGCGGCCGGGTCTCGGCCGAGATGGCGCTGAAGGCGGCGGCCATGGGGGCGGTCCTTCTCACCAGCCGCACCGGGGCGACCCGGACCGGGCTCGAGTCCGCCGAACGCCACAACCTGACCGTCTGCACCTACGTGCGTCCGCTCGGTTACCGGCTCAACACCTCACCCGGGCGGCTGCTCGTCCGCGCTGCCGACGAGGTCTTCGAGGCGGTTCGCGTTCAGGAAGAGCCCGGCGCCGAAACGGGGGGCTAG
- the mobA gene encoding molybdenum cofactor guanylyltransferase has protein sequence MEFSGAVLAGGRSKRFGQDKARYVWRGRPLAAYVLESLREADERFIVAGRPYPEFGVPVFGDVVPGADSLSGLHSALVHARHDWVAVAACDLPRLTPAYWAYMFAQTRTTEALAVVAEGPTGWIEPLAAFYRKDLEPVAREQIARGDLFLKHLVETARARIVPWSELAPRFGAGLFLNANRLEDLVGSADEQPPG, from the coding sequence ATGGAATTCAGCGGCGCGGTGCTGGCCGGGGGCCGATCCAAGCGTTTCGGACAGGACAAGGCGCGGTACGTGTGGCGCGGACGCCCCCTTGCGGCGTACGTGCTGGAGAGTTTGCGCGAAGCCGATGAGCGGTTCATCGTGGCCGGGCGTCCCTACCCCGAGTTCGGGGTGCCCGTCTTCGGCGACGTGGTTCCGGGCGCCGATTCCCTGAGCGGGCTGCACAGCGCACTGGTGCACGCACGTCACGACTGGGTCGCCGTCGCCGCCTGCGATCTGCCCCGGCTCACACCCGCCTACTGGGCCTACATGTTTGCGCAAACCCGCACGACCGAGGCGCTGGCGGTGGTCGCCGAAGGGCCGACGGGCTGGATCGAGCCCCTGGCGGCGTTCTACCGCAAGGACCTCGAACCGGTGGCGCGCGAACAGATCGCGCGCGGCGACCTCTTCCTGAAGCACCTCGTCGAAACGGCGCGGGCCCGCATCGTACCCTGGAGCGAGCTAGCCCCCCGTTTCGGCGCCGGGCTCTTCCTGAACGCGAACCGCCTCGAAGACCTCGTCGGCAGCGCGGACGAGCAGCCGCCCGGGTGA
- the trpB gene encoding tryptophan synthase subunit beta, with protein sequence MHLPEYPLPDERGRFGPYGGRYVPETLMPALEELEAAYRRLRRDPDFLAELDDHLRHYAGRPSPLYFARNLTEAWGGARVYLKREDLNHTGAHKINNTLGQALIAKRMGKRRVIAETGAGQHGVSVATVAALFGLEAVIYMGAEDVRRQELNVFRMELLGAEVRTVTSGTQTLKDATNEAIRDWVTNVETTFYILGSVVGPHPYPMLVRDLQSVIGLEIARQLEEAEGRRTPDAIVAAVGGGSNAIGAFAPFAYLPADKRPRLVGAEAAGEGLESGRHAASIGAGKRGVLHGSYMYLLHDEDGQILPAHSVSAGLDYPGVGPEHSHYADAGVAEYVSVSDDEALAAFQLLSRAEGILPALESAHAVAYAARLAPQMARDEVLVINLSGRGDKDVTEVMRLLGKESR encoded by the coding sequence ATGCATCTCCCCGAGTACCCCTTACCGGACGAGCGCGGACGGTTCGGCCCCTACGGCGGCCGCTACGTCCCCGAGACGCTGATGCCGGCGCTGGAAGAGCTGGAGGCCGCCTACCGCCGGCTGCGCCGCGACCCCGACTTCCTGGCCGAGCTGGACGACCACCTGCGCCACTACGCCGGCCGGCCCAGCCCCCTCTACTTCGCCCGCAACCTGACCGAGGCCTGGGGCGGGGCCCGGGTCTACCTCAAGCGCGAGGACCTCAACCACACGGGCGCGCACAAGATCAACAACACCCTGGGCCAGGCCCTGATCGCCAAGCGGATGGGCAAGCGCCGCGTCATCGCCGAGACCGGCGCGGGCCAGCACGGCGTCAGCGTGGCCACGGTAGCGGCGCTGTTCGGGCTGGAGGCGGTGATCTACATGGGCGCGGAGGACGTGCGGCGGCAGGAGCTGAACGTCTTCCGCATGGAGCTGCTGGGGGCCGAGGTGCGCACCGTGACCAGCGGAACCCAGACGCTCAAGGACGCGACCAACGAAGCCATCCGCGACTGGGTCACCAACGTGGAGACGACCTTCTACATCCTCGGCTCCGTGGTGGGGCCCCACCCGTACCCGATGCTGGTGCGCGACCTGCAAAGCGTCATCGGTCTCGAGATCGCCCGGCAGCTCGAGGAGGCCGAGGGGCGGCGCACCCCGGATGCCATCGTCGCCGCCGTGGGCGGGGGCTCGAACGCCATCGGCGCCTTCGCGCCCTTCGCCTACCTGCCCGCGGATAAGCGCCCGCGGCTGGTCGGCGCCGAGGCGGCGGGGGAGGGGCTCGAGAGCGGCCGTCACGCGGCCAGCATCGGCGCAGGCAAGCGGGGCGTGCTGCACGGCTCCTACATGTACCTGCTCCACGACGAGGACGGCCAGATCCTGCCGGCCCACTCGGTATCCGCGGGCCTCGACTACCCGGGGGTGGGCCCCGAGCACAGCCACTACGCCGACGCCGGCGTGGCCGAGTACGTCTCCGTCAGCGACGACGAGGCGCTCGCCGCCTTCCAGCTGCTCAGCCGCGCCGAGGGCATCCTCCCCGCGCTCGAGTCGGCCCACGCGGTGGCCTACGCCGCCCGCCTGGCGCCGCAGATGGCGCGGGACGAGGTCCTCGTCATCAACCTCTCGGGCAGGGGAGACAAGGACGTGACCGAAGTCATGCGTCTCTTGGGAAAGGAGTCGCGATGA
- the trpA gene encoding tryptophan synthase subunit alpha, which produces MSRIHAAFQRAREEGRAAVVPYLTAGYPGPEAYLDTATRLLEFADLMEIGLPYSDPLGDGPTIQRSGEAALRAGVRTADVVELVAALRRRTDKPLLLMTYINPVFAWGPARFFAAFAEAGLDGVILPDLPPDEDPDVVRAAHDAGLATVFLLAPTSTDARIREVVRHTTGFVYTVSVTGVTGARSELPDLAPLVERIRALTDLPVAIGFGVSGAETARQAARVADGVVVGSALIKRLASGEDPAPLLAEIRRAARVE; this is translated from the coding sequence ATGAGCCGGATCCACGCCGCCTTCCAGCGGGCCAGGGAGGAGGGACGGGCCGCCGTCGTCCCCTACCTGACCGCGGGCTACCCCGGCCCCGAAGCCTACCTGGACACGGCGACCCGACTTCTCGAGTTCGCCGACCTGATGGAGATCGGCCTGCCGTACTCGGACCCCCTGGGCGACGGCCCGACGATCCAGCGCTCGGGCGAGGCCGCGCTGCGCGCCGGGGTGCGAACCGCCGACGTGGTCGAGCTGGTGGCCGCGCTGCGGCGGCGCACCGACAAACCCCTGTTGCTGATGACCTACATCAACCCCGTCTTCGCCTGGGGGCCGGCGCGCTTCTTCGCCGCCTTTGCGGAAGCGGGACTGGACGGGGTCATCCTTCCCGACCTTCCCCCCGACGAAGACCCGGACGTCGTGCGCGCCGCCCACGACGCCGGCCTCGCCACCGTCTTTCTGCTTGCCCCGACCTCCACCGACGCCCGCATCCGCGAGGTGGTCCGGCACACCACGGGGTTCGTCTACACCGTGAGCGTGACCGGGGTGACCGGCGCCCGCAGCGAGCTGCCGGATCTTGCGCCGCTGGTCGAGCGTATCCGCGCTCTCACCGACCTGCCCGTCGCGATCGGTTTCGGTGTCTCGGGCGCCGAGACGGCGCGCCAGGCGGCGCGCGTGGCCGACGGCGTCGTCGTCGGCTCGGCGCTCATCAAAAGGCTCGCGTCCGGCGAGGACCCCGCGCCCCTGCTCGCCGAGATCCGGCGGGCGGCGCGCGTAGAATAG
- a CDS encoding MBL fold metallo-hydrolase gives MKPFKIGGFEVYFLEDARFRLDGGAMFGVVPKPLWSRVTQSDAQNRIPLVIRPMLVRAGERWVLVETGMDDKQGEKHRKIYGIEAAGRLLEQLVVLGLEPGDIDLVINTHLHFDHAGLNTISRGDRIVPLFTNARYLVQKQELHDATHVHERNRASYLPENIEPVHDAGLFEEVEGEAEVLPGLTVFPLPGHTLGQQGVRLHSEGETLVYTADLMPTLAHAPLAYIMAYDLYPVTTLEVRKAFYPVWVEEEAYLATPHDPGHPLGRLVRDERGYRAEPVGL, from the coding sequence ATGAAGCCCTTCAAGATCGGCGGTTTCGAGGTCTACTTCCTGGAGGACGCGCGTTTTCGCCTCGACGGAGGCGCGATGTTCGGGGTCGTGCCCAAGCCGCTGTGGTCGCGGGTTACTCAGAGCGACGCGCAGAACCGCATTCCGCTTGTGATCCGGCCCATGCTGGTGCGCGCAGGCGAGCGTTGGGTCCTCGTCGAGACCGGGATGGACGACAAGCAGGGGGAGAAGCACCGCAAGATCTACGGCATCGAGGCCGCGGGGCGGTTGCTCGAGCAGCTCGTGGTCCTGGGGCTGGAGCCGGGGGACATCGACCTGGTGATCAACACCCACCTGCACTTCGACCACGCCGGTTTGAACACGATATCACGAGGCGACCGCATCGTGCCGTTGTTCACGAACGCGCGTTACCTGGTGCAGAAGCAGGAACTCCACGACGCGACCCACGTCCACGAGCGCAACCGCGCCAGCTACCTTCCCGAGAACATCGAACCCGTACACGACGCCGGACTGTTCGAAGAAGTCGAGGGTGAGGCCGAGGTGCTCCCGGGCCTCACCGTCTTCCCCCTGCCGGGGCATACGTTGGGTCAGCAGGGCGTGCGCCTGCACTCGGAAGGGGAGACCCTGGTGTACACCGCCGATCTGATGCCCACGCTGGCCCACGCGCCGCTCGCCTACATCATGGCCTACGACCTCTACCCCGTCACCACGCTGGAGGTTCGCAAGGCCTTCTACCCGGTCTGGGTCGAAGAAGAAGCCTACCTGGCCACCCCCCACGACCCCGGACACCCGCTGGGACGGCTCGTTCGTGACGAGCGCGGCTACCGGGCCGAGCCGGTCGGGCTCTAG
- the menC gene encoding o-succinylbenzoate synthase, with the protein MKIESAEVVVVELPLNFRFETSFGVQTHRTVPLLVLRGEGLEGYAEGVMTALPGYREETLAGALDLVERGLLPAVVGRDWANPEALAAALDRFRGNPMAKAMVEMAFWDLWARSLGLPLKDVLGGVRDRVPVGVSLGIQPDLEATLDAVAQHLEAGYRRIKLKIKPGWDVAVVAAVRERFPDAHLTVDANSAYRLSDARSLARLDAYDLDYIEQPLAYDDLLDHAQLAQRMETPICLDESITSARAARQALELGAAGVINVKVARVGGHGEARRVHDLARAFGVPVWMGGMLETGVGRAHNIHAATLANFTLPGDTSSASRYWVHDVVNEPLEAEAGWMPVPAGPGLGVTLDRAFLERVRVGGFEVMGGAA; encoded by the coding sequence ATGAAGATCGAATCCGCCGAGGTCGTCGTCGTCGAACTGCCGCTGAACTTCCGTTTCGAGACTTCGTTCGGTGTGCAGACCCACCGGACCGTCCCCCTGCTCGTGCTCCGGGGCGAAGGGCTCGAGGGCTACGCCGAGGGTGTGATGACCGCGTTGCCCGGCTACCGCGAAGAAACCCTCGCCGGCGCCCTGGACCTCGTGGAAAGGGGCCTGCTGCCCGCCGTGGTGGGTCGGGACTGGGCCAACCCCGAAGCTTTGGCCGCGGCCCTGGACCGCTTCCGCGGCAACCCCATGGCCAAGGCCATGGTCGAGATGGCGTTCTGGGACCTGTGGGCGCGAAGCCTGGGTCTACCGCTCAAGGACGTGCTGGGGGGCGTTCGCGATCGTGTCCCGGTCGGGGTTTCGCTGGGGATCCAGCCCGACCTGGAGGCGACGCTGGACGCCGTGGCGCAGCACCTCGAGGCCGGCTACCGGCGCATCAAGTTGAAGATCAAACCGGGGTGGGACGTCGCGGTGGTGGCCGCCGTGCGGGAGCGCTTCCCGGACGCCCACCTCACCGTCGACGCCAACTCCGCCTACCGCCTCTCCGACGCGCGGTCGCTGGCGCGCCTGGACGCCTACGACCTCGACTACATCGAACAGCCCCTCGCCTACGACGACCTGCTCGATCACGCCCAGCTCGCCCAGCGGATGGAAACCCCAATCTGCCTCGACGAGTCGATCACCTCGGCGCGCGCCGCCCGGCAGGCGCTCGAGCTCGGCGCCGCCGGGGTGATCAACGTCAAGGTCGCCCGGGTGGGCGGGCACGGCGAGGCCCGCAGGGTGCACGACCTGGCCCGGGCCTTCGGAGTGCCCGTCTGGATGGGCGGGATGCTCGAAACCGGGGTAGGCCGGGCCCACAACATCCACGCCGCGACCCTCGCCAACTTCACCCTTCCGGGCGACACCAGTTCGGCCAGCCGCTACTGGGTGCACGACGTGGTGAACGAACCGCTCGAGGCCGAAGCGGGGTGGATGCCGGTGCCCGCGGGTCCCGGCCTGGGCGTCACCCTGGACCGGGCCTTCCTCGAAAGGGTGCGTGTGGGCGGCTTCGAGGTGATGGGAGGTGCGGCGTGA
- a CDS encoding TRAP transporter large permease: MDPLVAVVVLLAILFLLLGLSVWVFVSLFAVALVSIDLFTSTPPLRLLGNIAWNATDSWALVALPLFIFMGELLLRTRISERMFDGLAPWLAWLPGRLLHTNVVASTIFAAVSGSSAATAATIGKINIPELRKRGYDDDLILGSLAGAGTLGFLIPPSLVMIIYGVLAEVSIGKLFIAGVIPGLLLAGGFMLYLVYAGLRWPEKAPGGDRYTWGDRFVGLVNLVPVTLLILLVLGSIYMGFATPTESAAIGVLGAFLLALAYRSLTLESFKQAVLGSVRTTSMIGLIIAGASLLSTAMGFMGIPTALAAWIASLGLSKYLLVVVIALFYVVLGFFLDGISMIVITLPITLPLVTQAGFSPLWFGIFLVLMVEAAQITPPVGFNLFVIQGVARAPILRVARAALPFFVILMGLAALITVWPEVVLFLPQLMRG, encoded by the coding sequence ATGGATCCGCTCGTCGCCGTCGTCGTCCTGCTCGCGATCCTCTTCCTCTTGTTGGGTCTGAGCGTCTGGGTCTTCGTCTCCCTCTTCGCGGTGGCCCTCGTTTCCATCGACCTCTTCACCTCGACGCCGCCGCTGCGGCTTTTGGGCAACATCGCCTGGAACGCCACCGACTCCTGGGCCCTCGTCGCGCTGCCGCTCTTCATCTTCATGGGCGAACTGCTCCTGCGCACCCGCATCTCCGAGCGCATGTTCGACGGCCTCGCCCCCTGGCTGGCCTGGCTTCCCGGCCGGCTGCTGCATACTAACGTGGTGGCCAGCACCATCTTCGCCGCGGTCTCGGGGTCCTCGGCGGCCACCGCCGCCACGATCGGCAAGATCAACATCCCCGAGCTGCGCAAGCGCGGCTACGACGACGACCTGATCCTGGGCTCGCTCGCAGGGGCCGGCACGCTCGGTTTTTTGATCCCGCCCTCGCTGGTGATGATCATCTACGGCGTGCTCGCCGAGGTTTCGATCGGCAAGCTCTTCATCGCCGGGGTGATTCCGGGGCTGCTGCTCGCCGGCGGCTTCATGCTCTACCTCGTCTACGCCGGCCTGCGCTGGCCCGAAAAGGCGCCGGGCGGGGACCGCTACACCTGGGGCGACCGTTTCGTTGGGCTCGTCAACCTCGTCCCTGTCACCCTGCTGATCCTGCTGGTGCTCGGCAGTATCTACATGGGTTTCGCGACGCCGACCGAGTCGGCGGCGATCGGGGTCCTGGGGGCGTTCCTGCTGGCGCTCGCCTACCGCTCGCTCACGCTCGAGAGCTTCAAGCAGGCGGTGCTGGGCAGCGTGCGCACGACGAGCATGATCGGCCTCATCATCGCCGGCGCGTCGCTGCTCTCGACGGCGATGGGCTTTATGGGCATCCCCACGGCGCTGGCCGCCTGGATCGCCTCGCTGGGGCTTTCGAAGTACCTCCTCGTGGTGGTGATCGCGCTCTTCTACGTCGTCCTGGGCTTCTTCCTCGACGGGATCAGCATGATCGTGATCACCCTTCCCATCACCCTGCCGCTCGTCACCCAGGCCGGTTTCAGCCCGCTGTGGTTCGGCATCTTCCTGGTCCTGATGGTCGAGGCGGCGCAGATCACGCCGCCGGTCGGCTTCAACCTCTTCGTCATCCAGGGGGTGGCCCGGGCACCGATCCTGCGGGTGGCGCGGGCGGCGCTGCCCTTTTTCGTCATCCTGATGGGGCTCGCGGCGCTGATCACGGTCTGGCCCGAGGTCGTGCTCTTCCTCCCCCAGCTGATGCGCGGATAG
- a CDS encoding TRAP transporter small permease subunit: MRSLLRAAEGLATLTGWVAGFLLLLTTGLILFEIALRQLFGRSTLIAEEYSGYFMAGIVYLAAGYTLQKGEHIRVGLLRERLSPAWQRRLDLIAGLLGLAFATLLVLALGNQTLDALHYGTRSFLPSRTPLVYPYATAFAGALVLWTGFVAFMLRRWTGEEG, translated from the coding sequence GTGCGGTCCCTCTTGCGGGCCGCAGAGGGCCTGGCCACCCTGACCGGATGGGTGGCCGGCTTTCTGCTGCTGCTCACCACCGGCCTCATCCTCTTCGAAATCGCCCTGCGGCAGCTGTTCGGGCGCAGCACCCTGATCGCCGAGGAGTACTCGGGCTACTTCATGGCCGGGATCGTCTACCTGGCCGCGGGGTACACGCTGCAAAAGGGGGAGCACATCCGCGTGGGCCTGCTTCGCGAACGCCTGAGCCCGGCGTGGCAGCGCCGCCTGGACCTGATCGCGGGCCTGTTGGGCCTCGCCTTCGCCACGCTGCTCGTCCTGGCGCTGGGAAACCAGACCCTGGACGCCCTGCACTACGGTACCCGCAGCTTCCTCCCCTCGCGCACGCCGCTCGTCTACCCCTACGCGACGGCGTTCGCGGGGGCGCTGGTCCTCTGGACCGGCTTCGTCGCCTTCATGCTCAGGCGCTGGACCGGTGAGGAGGGCTAG
- a CDS encoding TRAP transporter substrate-binding protein has product MKRYALWLSAALMFSGLGLAKTKWDMHIAWPSGNFHTKGVVMFADLVAKKTGGDLEIAVHPGGALGFKGQEVLGAVRSGTLPIAELLMGNARGDDPIFGLTSVPLLVKNYDEAWKLYQIAKPYYVEALARHNAKLLYAVPWPPSGIYTKKMLKSTADFKGLKIRTYDANSAEFVTLLGGQGIAIPFSELYTALSTGLVNGVLTSTQTGVDAKLWEVTNYFHRINYAFPLNMVIVNKQAFDKLSAEDQQAILDAADEVEAFQWKASQKADLVSEIALKNHGMQIVKDITPELQSAMEAAAQKILEKWMAEAGPKAKEVLDAFQGK; this is encoded by the coding sequence ATGAAAAGGTATGCACTCTGGTTGTCCGCGGCCCTGATGTTTAGCGGTCTTGGCCTCGCCAAGACCAAGTGGGACATGCACATCGCCTGGCCCTCCGGTAACTTCCACACCAAGGGCGTGGTGATGTTCGCCGACCTCGTCGCCAAGAAGACCGGCGGCGACCTCGAGATCGCCGTCCACCCCGGCGGCGCTTTGGGGTTCAAAGGGCAGGAGGTACTGGGCGCGGTGCGCAGCGGCACGCTGCCCATCGCCGAGCTGCTCATGGGCAACGCCCGCGGGGACGACCCCATCTTCGGGCTCACCTCGGTGCCGCTGCTGGTGAAGAACTACGACGAGGCCTGGAAGCTGTACCAGATCGCCAAGCCCTACTACGTGGAAGCCCTGGCCCGGCACAACGCCAAGCTGCTCTACGCCGTCCCCTGGCCCCCGAGCGGCATCTACACCAAGAAGATGCTGAAGAGCACGGCCGATTTCAAGGGCCTGAAGATCCGCACCTACGACGCCAACTCGGCCGAGTTCGTCACCCTGCTGGGCGGTCAGGGCATCGCCATTCCCTTCAGCGAGCTCTACACCGCCCTCTCCACCGGTCTGGTCAACGGGGTGCTGACCTCCACGCAGACCGGCGTCGACGCCAAGCTCTGGGAAGTGACCAACTACTTCCACCGCATCAACTACGCCTTCCCGCTCAACATGGTGATCGTCAACAAGCAGGCGTTCGACAAGCTCTCCGCGGAGGACCAGCAGGCCATCCTCGACGCCGCCGACGAGGTGGAGGCCTTCCAGTGGAAGGCTTCGCAGAAGGCCGACCTGGTCTCCGAAATCGCGCTCAAGAACCACGGCATGCAGATCGTGAAGGACATCACCCCCGAGCTGCAGAGCGCGATGGAGGCGGCGGCCCAGAAGATCCTGGAGAAGTGGATGGCCGAGGCGGGGCCGAAGGCGAAGGAAGTCCTGGACGCCTTCCAGGGCAAGTAA
- a CDS encoding LamB/YcsF family protein, with amino-acid sequence MPSIDLNADAGESFGPWKMGSDEELFPLLSSVNLATGFHAGDPLTMRRSIALARKHGVAVGAHPGFPDLVGFGRRDLAVTPEQAYADTLYQIGALAAFLKVEGALLHHVKPHGALYLQMLRNEATAEAVARAVRDYDPELPLVLLPNTPMEAAAARVGVRFVREAFPDRAYLSDGRLAPRSLDGALIRDPERAAERAVQMVLEGKVAALDGGEVEVRAETLCVHGDNPEAVAIARAVRRALETAGVDVRSYR; translated from the coding sequence ATGCCCAGCATCGATTTGAACGCCGACGCCGGGGAATCGTTCGGCCCCTGGAAGATGGGTAGCGACGAGGAGCTGTTCCCGCTGCTCAGCTCGGTCAACCTCGCCACCGGTTTTCACGCCGGCGACCCGCTCACGATGCGACGTAGCATCGCCCTGGCCCGAAAGCACGGGGTCGCGGTGGGGGCGCATCCGGGGTTTCCCGACCTGGTGGGGTTCGGGCGCCGCGACCTGGCGGTGACGCCGGAACAGGCCTATGCCGACACCCTCTACCAGATCGGGGCGCTCGCGGCCTTCCTGAAGGTGGAGGGCGCGCTGCTGCACCACGTCAAACCCCACGGGGCGCTCTACCTGCAGATGCTCCGCAACGAGGCCACCGCCGAAGCGGTGGCACGGGCGGTTCGCGACTACGACCCCGAGCTGCCGCTGGTGCTGCTGCCGAACACCCCCATGGAAGCGGCGGCCGCACGGGTGGGGGTGCGGTTCGTGCGCGAGGCCTTTCCCGACCGGGCCTACCTGTCCGACGGACGGCTGGCGCCGCGCAGCCTGGATGGGGCGCTGATCCGCGACCCCGAGCGGGCCGCCGAACGGGCGGTGCAGATGGTGCTCGAGGGTAAGGTCGCGGCGCTGGACGGCGGTGAGGTGGAGGTCCGGGCCGAGACCCTCTGCGTCCACGGCGACAACCCCGAGGCCGTGGCCATCGCGCGGGCGGTGCGCCGGGCGCTCGAGACCGCCGGGGTGGACGTCCGCAGCTACCGATGA